Proteins encoded together in one Caldicellulosiruptor saccharolyticus DSM 8903 window:
- a CDS encoding IS256-like element ISCsa2 family transposase: protein MEKNEIFETAKNMAIEQVLNMYCSKDDPTRPALKQLLENLLDCFMLSERTVYLAKNENDKGNGFYGRKLATPVGSLEISVPRTRSGNFRPSILPDRYKRVDSSYTDLLMSLVANGYSESSLVQTLKSMNLPYSEDEIEKIKNDLKNELQLFKQRELPESAFALIIDGYHCEIKDNSKVKQATCYVVLGIDLEGKKDIFGIYTFFGKENKADWMRVFDDLITRGLKKVLIVVSDDFPGIIDAVRLAYPLADHQLCFVHLQRNVRKHMAKDDASVFNKELDKLRTSSADFDEAISKFKLLCEQYSSKYPRFIKGICEKAEFYLAHMRYPEDLRKYIYTTNAVESVNSMIEKIRINSGGYFQSVEVLEINIYLQRENLRRGKWKNGVPILKKCSYNILQLYNIRYEMETQNS from the coding sequence ATGGAGAAAAATGAAATTTTTGAAACCGCTAAAAATATGGCTATCGAGCAAGTATTAAATATGTATTGCTCCAAAGATGATCCTACTCGCCCAGCTTTAAAACAGCTTTTGGAAAACTTGCTCGATTGCTTTATGTTATCAGAAAGAACTGTTTACCTTGCTAAAAACGAAAACGATAAAGGCAATGGTTTTTACGGCAGAAAACTTGCAACACCTGTTGGCAGCCTTGAAATTTCTGTTCCTCGCACACGCTCTGGTAACTTTCGACCTTCCATTCTCCCTGACCGCTACAAAAGGGTTGACAGCTCATACACTGACCTGCTCATGTCTTTAGTCGCCAATGGTTACTCAGAAAGTTCTCTTGTCCAAACTCTTAAAAGCATGAATCTGCCTTATTCTGAAGACGAAATCGAAAAAATCAAAAACGATCTTAAAAACGAGCTTCAACTTTTCAAACAAAGAGAACTTCCTGAAAGTGCTTTTGCTCTTATCATTGACGGTTACCATTGCGAAATTAAAGATAACTCAAAAGTTAAACAAGCTACTTGCTATGTCGTGCTTGGCATTGATTTAGAAGGCAAAAAAGATATCTTCGGTATCTACACTTTCTTCGGCAAAGAAAACAAAGCCGATTGGATGAGAGTCTTTGACGACTTAATTACAAGAGGTCTTAAAAAAGTCTTAATAGTTGTAAGCGATGATTTTCCAGGCATTATCGATGCTGTTAGACTCGCTTATCCCCTTGCCGACCATCAACTATGTTTTGTTCACCTTCAACGCAATGTCAGAAAACATATGGCAAAAGATGATGCTTCCGTTTTCAACAAAGAGCTTGATAAACTAAGAACTTCCTCTGCTGATTTTGACGAAGCTATTTCAAAGTTCAAACTTCTTTGTGAGCAATACTCCTCAAAATATCCTCGATTCATAAAAGGTATTTGCGAAAAAGCAGAGTTCTATCTTGCACATATGAGGTATCCTGAAGATTTAAGAAAGTACATTTATACTACTAATGCTGTAGAAAGCGTAAACAGTATGATTGAAAAGATAAGAATAAACTCCGGTGGTTATTTTCAATCTGTAGAAGTTTTAGAGATAAACATATATTTACAAAGAGAAAACTTGCGTCGGGGCAAGTGGAAAAACGGAGTACCTATTCTTAAAAAATGTAGTTACAATATATTACAGCTCTACAATATACGCTATGAAATGGAAACACAAAATTCTTGA
- the glgP gene encoding alpha-glucan family phosphorylase, which translates to MNKLPTVAYFSMEFGLDSNFKIYAGGLGILAGDYLKAAKDLGYPVVGVGILWKQGYNKQIVTEEYGVIDAFPIYRYNFLKDTGVKVKVRIRNRDVYCKVWKVDNFENADLYLLDTDLPENADRWITGQLYGWFGEERVAQEMVLGVGGVRALKELGIKVDVYHFNEGHAVFAGLELVRYYMEEEGLSFEQALSKAREKIVFTTHTPVEAGNETHPLRLLMYMGANLNLTEEQLVHIGGAPFNMTVAALRLARISNAVSDLHRITANAMWAQVDRRSRIIGITNGVHVGTWADRRILESKHNPEKLWQTHTQIKRELLDFVEKRTGIKLREDVLTIGFARRAAPYKRSDLIFRDKEAADKMFKNDLQIIFAGKSHPLDDTGKEIVNNIIAMSKKYPGKVVFLEDYDMEIGKMLTRGCDIWLNNPRRPLEACGTSGMKAAMNGVLNVSTLDGWWPEACQHGINGWQIGDGFESKDEKEQDSHDLKSLVNVMQNEVIPTYYKNRDRWVKMMQNSIESTLEKFSAERMVKEYYEKMYIQKSHED; encoded by the coding sequence ATGAATAAACTTCCTACAGTTGCGTATTTTAGTATGGAGTTCGGTCTTGATTCTAACTTCAAAATCTATGCAGGTGGACTTGGTATTCTGGCAGGTGACTATTTAAAGGCAGCAAAGGATTTAGGATATCCTGTTGTAGGTGTTGGAATACTATGGAAACAAGGGTACAACAAACAGATTGTTACAGAGGAATATGGTGTGATTGACGCTTTTCCAATCTACAGGTACAACTTTTTAAAGGACACAGGCGTAAAGGTAAAGGTAAGAATAAGAAACAGAGATGTATACTGCAAGGTATGGAAGGTTGATAATTTTGAAAACGCAGACCTTTATCTTCTTGACACTGACCTTCCTGAAAATGCAGACAGGTGGATTACAGGACAGCTGTATGGCTGGTTTGGTGAAGAAAGAGTTGCCCAAGAGATGGTTTTGGGAGTTGGCGGTGTGAGAGCTTTAAAAGAGCTTGGTATCAAGGTTGATGTGTATCATTTCAACGAAGGTCATGCTGTATTTGCTGGGCTTGAGCTTGTGAGATATTACATGGAGGAAGAAGGTCTTTCATTTGAACAGGCACTATCTAAAGCAAGAGAAAAGATTGTGTTTACAACACATACACCTGTTGAGGCAGGAAATGAAACACATCCTTTAAGACTTCTTATGTACATGGGAGCAAACTTGAATCTTACAGAAGAGCAGCTTGTTCATATTGGCGGTGCTCCTTTTAATATGACAGTTGCAGCGCTAAGACTTGCTCGCATTTCAAATGCTGTGTCTGACCTGCACAGAATTACAGCAAATGCTATGTGGGCTCAGGTTGATAGAAGAAGCAGAATAATTGGTATCACAAACGGTGTTCATGTTGGAACATGGGCTGACAGAAGAATATTAGAATCAAAACACAATCCTGAAAAGCTTTGGCAGACACATACTCAAATAAAACGTGAACTTTTGGATTTTGTTGAAAAAAGGACGGGTATTAAATTAAGAGAGGATGTTTTAACAATAGGGTTTGCAAGAAGGGCAGCACCGTATAAGCGAAGCGACCTCATTTTCCGAGACAAAGAAGCGGCTGACAAGATGTTCAAAAACGATCTTCAAATAATCTTTGCAGGCAAAAGCCACCCACTTGATGACACAGGAAAAGAGATTGTCAACAACATCATTGCAATGTCCAAAAAGTATCCCGGCAAGGTTGTGTTCTTGGAAGACTATGACATGGAAATTGGCAAGATGCTAACCCGCGGATGCGATATTTGGCTGAACAACCCACGAAGACCTTTAGAAGCGTGTGGAACCTCGGGAATGAAGGCTGCAATGAACGGTGTTTTGAACGTCTCAACCTTAGATGGATGGTGGCCTGAGGCGTGCCAGCACGGAATTAATGGGTGGCAGATTGGCGATGGGTTTGAGTCAAAAGACGAAAAAGAGCAAGATAGTCACGACCTTAAGAGTTTAGTTAATGTCATGCAAAACGAGGTAATACCAACGTATTACAAAAACAGAGACAGATGGGTAAAGATGATGCAAAACAGCATAGAATCTACACTTGAAAAGTTCTCTGCAGAGAGGATGGTAAAGGAGTACTACGAGAAGATGTACATTCAAAAATCCCACGAGGATTGA
- a CDS encoding LacI family DNA-binding transcriptional regulator → MATIKEIAKEANVSPSTVSRVLAGSSKISPETTKRVLEAIKKLGYVPNANAKGLVVKKSFTVGVFVPREPENAFLNSFFDQVITSICALVNSFEYDILLAISNPEKERELLKRLVESKKVDGFVLLSSREKDPAIEYLKSIDFKFVVIGRPSGFENSVNWVDNDNVKAGFEATEYLIKLGHRKIAFMGGPSDLVVTSDRFSGYKRALEKYGIQPKSSYIKFANYYRKSYRESAYEILNQEDRPTAIVCMDDLIAVEVFKVAESLNLKVGKDLSVISFNNSNVSEICQPPLTTVDINILHLGRLAAEVLMMDLSESTKTYRRIIVPHQIVERSSCSKVQVL, encoded by the coding sequence ATGGCAACAATAAAAGAGATAGCAAAAGAAGCCAATGTTTCACCATCAACTGTTTCACGGGTTCTTGCTGGCAGCAGCAAAATCAGCCCTGAGACAACCAAGCGGGTTCTTGAAGCAATAAAAAAGCTTGGTTATGTTCCAAACGCAAATGCAAAGGGGCTGGTTGTAAAAAAATCTTTCACGGTTGGTGTATTTGTGCCGCGAGAACCCGAGAATGCCTTTTTAAATTCTTTTTTTGACCAGGTGATAACAAGCATATGCGCTTTAGTAAATAGCTTTGAGTATGATATTCTGCTTGCAATCTCAAACCCTGAAAAGGAAAGAGAACTTTTGAAAAGACTTGTTGAGAGTAAAAAGGTTGACGGATTTGTGCTCCTTTCATCAAGGGAAAAGGATCCTGCTATTGAGTATTTAAAGAGCATTGACTTTAAGTTTGTAGTGATTGGAAGACCGAGTGGTTTTGAAAACAGTGTAAACTGGGTGGACAATGACAATGTCAAAGCAGGGTTTGAGGCAACCGAGTATCTAATAAAGTTGGGACACAGGAAAATTGCATTCATGGGTGGACCGAGTGATTTAGTGGTAACAAGCGACAGGTTTTCTGGCTACAAAAGGGCTCTTGAGAAATATGGCATACAGCCAAAAAGTTCATATATAAAATTTGCAAACTATTACAGAAAAAGCTATAGGGAAAGTGCGTATGAGATTTTAAATCAAGAAGACAGGCCCACCGCCATCGTGTGCATGGACGATTTAATTGCCGTTGAGGTTTTTAAAGTAGCTGAAAGTCTCAATCTTAAAGTAGGAAAAGACCTTTCAGTGATTTCTTTCAACAACTCAAATGTAAGTGAAATATGTCAGCCACCTCTTACCACAGTTGACATCAACATTCTTCACCTTGGCAGACTTGCTGCAGAGGTACTGATGATGGATTTAAGCGAGTCAACAAAGACGTATAGAAGAATAATTGTACCACATCAGATTGTTGAAAGAAGTTCGTGCAGCAAAGTTCAAGTGTTATAA
- a CDS encoding sugar ABC transporter substrate-binding protein, producing the protein MKNSKKILTVALIIAFALVALIPLTGGFATSKKQLTVWSHLTQDEVKALQPIANKWGKANGYTVKVITDQGSFQSFQTAAMSGKGPDIMFGLPHDNLGAFWKAKLLEAVPANLVDKKNFVSTALEACSFEGKLYALPIAMETYALFYNTSKVKQAPKTMSQLITLAKKVGFMYDVNNLYFSFAFIAQNGGYVFKNKGGSLDPNDIGLATNGAIKGLSLIRDFVLTYKFMPKDIKGDIAKGNFQNQKIAFYISGPWDVQDFIKAKVPFAVAPLPKTDDGKPTPSFVGVQAAFVSAKSKNKDAAFKLMKYLVENSALTLFKVGHRIPVLNKVLASSEVKSDKIMSAFAEQAKVGIPMPNIPEMSAVWTPAGNALSLITTGKATPKQAAEAMVKQIKQGIAQMQ; encoded by the coding sequence ATGAAAAATTCAAAGAAAATCTTAACTGTAGCATTAATAATTGCTTTTGCGCTTGTGGCACTGATACCACTAACCGGAGGATTTGCTACATCCAAAAAGCAGCTTACTGTATGGTCGCATCTTACTCAGGATGAGGTAAAAGCTTTGCAACCAATTGCAAACAAGTGGGGAAAAGCAAATGGATATACTGTAAAAGTCATCACTGACCAAGGTTCATTCCAGAGCTTTCAGACAGCTGCAATGAGTGGAAAAGGCCCAGACATCATGTTTGGTCTTCCACATGACAATCTCGGCGCTTTCTGGAAAGCAAAGCTTTTAGAAGCAGTCCCAGCAAATCTTGTTGACAAGAAAAACTTTGTATCAACTGCGCTTGAAGCATGTTCATTTGAAGGGAAACTCTATGCTCTTCCAATTGCTATGGAGACATATGCGCTTTTCTACAATACATCAAAGGTAAAACAAGCTCCGAAGACAATGAGCCAGCTCATCACGTTGGCTAAAAAAGTTGGATTCATGTACGATGTTAATAACCTCTATTTCAGCTTTGCGTTCATCGCTCAAAACGGCGGATATGTATTCAAGAACAAGGGTGGTTCGCTTGATCCAAATGATATAGGACTTGCAACAAATGGTGCAATAAAAGGACTTTCATTGATAAGAGATTTTGTTTTGACATACAAGTTCATGCCAAAGGACATCAAGGGTGATATTGCAAAAGGTAACTTCCAGAACCAGAAGATTGCATTTTACATCAGCGGTCCATGGGATGTTCAAGACTTTATAAAGGCAAAAGTGCCATTTGCAGTTGCACCACTACCAAAGACAGATGATGGAAAACCAACACCATCGTTTGTTGGTGTTCAGGCAGCATTTGTTTCAGCAAAGTCCAAAAACAAAGATGCAGCTTTCAAGCTTATGAAATATCTTGTTGAAAATTCGGCTCTAACCCTCTTTAAAGTTGGTCACAGAATACCTGTTTTGAACAAGGTGCTTGCAAGTAGCGAGGTCAAGTCAGACAAAATCATGAGCGCATTTGCAGAGCAAGCAAAAGTGGGAATACCTATGCCAAACATTCCAGAGATGTCTGCTGTTTGGACACCAGCTGGCAATGCACTCTCACTTATCACAACAGGCAAGGCAACACCAAAGCAGGCAGCGGAGGCTATGGTAAAACAGATCAAGCAGGGTATTGCTCAGATGCAGTAA
- a CDS encoding sugar ABC transporter permease, with translation MVGREYMTKQDAIALWISRVIIWIAIILSLLPTWFIIVASLSKGGAFFQSSFFPKEITFENYIELFRKKSSPSQTLPDFVMWVKNSLIVCFGVAFLQIFMTAPAAYAFSRINFVGRRNGLKTLLILQMFPTFMAMPAIYGLLAKFNLLDNLFALILVLAGGSAFNIWLLKGNMDQIPYEIDEAAIIDGAGHFLIFRKIILPLTAPMLAVMFIWSFNGVFNEFLLSSLVLQSPENATVPIGLRNFINNQFSANWPMFSAASILASLPIVIIYMALQKQIQSGLAAGAVKG, from the coding sequence ATGGTTGGAAGAGAGTATATGACAAAGCAGGATGCTATTGCCTTGTGGATATCAAGAGTGATTATTTGGATTGCGATAATACTTTCACTGCTTCCTACATGGTTTATAATAGTTGCGTCACTGTCAAAAGGTGGGGCGTTCTTCCAGTCATCGTTTTTCCCGAAAGAGATTACGTTTGAGAACTATATAGAACTTTTCAGGAAAAAGAGCAGTCCATCACAGACACTGCCTGACTTTGTGATGTGGGTCAAAAACAGTTTGATTGTATGTTTTGGAGTTGCATTTTTACAGATTTTCATGACAGCTCCCGCAGCATATGCATTTTCAAGGATAAACTTTGTTGGGAGGAGAAACGGACTCAAAACACTTTTAATTCTGCAGATGTTTCCAACATTCATGGCAATGCCTGCGATTTATGGTCTTTTGGCAAAGTTCAATCTTCTTGACAATCTTTTTGCACTCATTCTGGTACTGGCAGGTGGTTCTGCTTTCAACATCTGGCTTTTGAAAGGCAACATGGACCAGATACCGTACGAGATTGATGAGGCAGCAATAATTGACGGTGCAGGACATTTTCTGATTTTCAGAAAGATTATTCTACCACTTACTGCACCAATGCTTGCTGTGATGTTCATCTGGAGCTTTAACGGTGTGTTCAACGAGTTTTTGCTCTCAAGCTTAGTTTTACAGTCGCCAGAGAATGCAACTGTGCCAATTGGACTTAGAAACTTTATAAACAACCAGTTTTCAGCTAACTGGCCAATGTTCTCAGCAGCATCAATATTAGCGTCACTGCCAATTGTGATTATATACATGGCGCTCCAAAAACAGATTCAAAGCGGTCTTGCAGCAGGTGCTGTCAAGGGTTAA